atattaaaatagtttttattataattattaaaattaggtaaaattattaatatgataataatatttttttaatgagaTGTAAAATGTGctttggaattttttaaaataaaaataatactctgaATAGTCAATTTGCTACTTCCAACCAATCGCAATTCTCGTCATAAATGTGCTGTCAAGTGATGTGTTCGGTTTGAATTGgcaaaagtttaaaaatatttaaataaatattttaaagaaaaactataacaaaataaTTCTTTAAATCTTTAAATGGAACTAGAATAGATGAAGTTATACCGATAAAGCCGCAAGAAGTGATGACTAGAAGGACGATCTCAGAATTTACCTGAGAGATATATTAAAACagatttagaaatttattaatgTATTTTATTCATCATTAtctttattaaaatatattttaaatttttataaaacgcAAGCTACcgacaatttaatttaatataatgtcGAGGCATTTTTAAAATCGTTTAAATATCCGTACGATAGCCTCCATCCGCACCTTCCTTATCTCGGACGCCTCACGTGATCCGTGTCCTGTCTTCATCGGCAACGGGTCGGCAGTGACGAGCAATTCAGACGATTCATCTTTCTCGAACACAATGGCGGCGAGCACCGGCGCCGACGATTACGCATTGTCGGAGATGGCGAAGGAAGCCCGCCTGGCGATGATGGATTTGGCCAACATGATCTCCGTTCCGATGGCGCTCAACGCCGTCGTCCGCCTCAACGTCCCCGACGCCGTCTGGCAATCGGGCCTCAACGCCCCGCTCAGCGCGTCCGAGATCCTCGCCCTCCTCCGCCCACCGCCTCCCCCTTCCTCCGACCCCGAGATCCTCCAGCGCCTCCTCCGCCTCCTCGCTAGCTACGGCGTCTTCGCCGAGACCCGCTGTGGCGCCTCCGCCGCCCGCCGCTACGCCCTCACCGCGGTCGGCCGAACCCTCGTGCCCTCCTCCTCCGGCGGGGGGTCCTACGCCGCCTACGTTCTCCAGCACCACCAGGACGCGCTGGTCCGCGCGTGGCCGCAGATCCACGAGGCAGTGCTCGATCCCACCGGGCCGGAGCCCTTCGCCCGTGCCAATGGCGGCGTGCCTGCCTACGCGTACTACGGAGGCGACCGGGAGGCTAACGCCCTGATGCAGCGTGCAATGCAGGGGGTGTCAGAGCCGTTTATGGAGACGCTCCTTGTTGGGTACGGCGCCGCTGGTTTCGGCGGCGATGTCCAGACCCTAGTCGACGTCGGTGGGAGCTCCGGCTCCTGCCTCCACATGATCATGCAGAGGTTCCCTAACATCAAGCAAGGAATCAACTTCGATCTGCCGGAGGTTGTCAACGCGGCGCCGCCGCTGCCTGGTGAGTCCTCATTCTTTTGCTTCCTCGCTCATCGACGCCATCCCGATTTAAACATTGG
This region of Zingiber officinale cultivar Zhangliang chromosome 9A, Zo_v1.1, whole genome shotgun sequence genomic DNA includes:
- the LOC122020801 gene encoding nicotinate N-methyltransferase 1-like, whose amino-acid sequence is MAASTGADDYALSEMAKEARLAMMDLANMISVPMALNAVVRLNVPDAVWQSGLNAPLSASEILALLRPPPPPSSDPEILQRLLRLLASYGVFAETRCGASAARRYALTAVGRTLVPSSSGGGSYAAYVLQHHQDALVRAWPQIHEAVLDPTGPEPFARANGGVPAYAYYGGDREANALMQRAMQGVSEPFMETLLVGYGAAGFGGDVQTLVDVGGSSGSCLHMIMQRFPNIKQGINFDLPEVVNAAPPLPGVKHVGGDMFQSVPAGDVIFMKWVLTTWTDEECTSILRNCYEALPEGGGGKVIACEPVLPEETDDSRRTRALLEGDIFVMTIYRTQGRERTEEEFRRLGVAAGFCSCSAVYLDPFYTILEYTK